A part of Oryctolagus cuniculus chromosome 15, mOryCun1.1, whole genome shotgun sequence genomic DNA contains:
- the DDX21 gene encoding nucleolar RNA helicase 2 — MPGKLRSDASLESATTMGKVEKTRKQNEKKDKKQKPKSNKIEESAEEKEEMVSPKAKKAKKKEPSEVDLNPPKSKKEKKQEEPSQDEVVSPKAKSKKKENVEKKTASSKTKKVIKSEEPSEEIGAPKPKKMKKEKEVNGEIGEKSPKMKNGLPHSEPDSNADGAASEESSSEAEKEIPVEQKEGAFSNFPISEETIKLLKARGVTFLFPVQAKTFHHVYSGRDLIAQARTGTGKTFSFAIPLIEKLQGELQDRKRGRPPQVLVLAPTRELANQVSKDFSDITKKLAVACFYGGTPYGNQIERMRNGIDILVGTPGRIKDHLENGKLDLSKLKHVVLDEVDQMLDMGFADQVEDILKVAYKKDSEDNPQTLLFSATCPHWVFNVAKKYMKATYEQVDLIGKKTQKTAITVEHLAIKCHWSQRAAVIGDVIRVYSGHQGRTIVFCETKKEAQELSQNSSIKQDAQSLHGDIPQKQREITLKGFRNGDFGVLVATNVAARGLDIPEVDLVVQSCPPKDVESYIHRSGRTGRAGRTGVCICFYQHKEEYQLAQVEQKAGIKFKRIGVPSATEIIKASSKDAIRLLDSVPPTAISHFKQSAEKLIEEKGAVEALAAALAHISGATSVDQRSLINSDAGFVTMILRCSIEMPNISYAWKELKEQLGEDVDSKIKGMVFLKGKLGVCFDVPTAAVTEIQEKWHDSRRWQLSVATEQPELEGPREGYGAFRGQRDGSRGFRGQRGGSRGFRGQRDGSRGFRGQRAGGGNRNKSQNKGQKRSFSKAFGN, encoded by the exons ATGCCGGGCAAACTCCGTAGCGACGCCAGTTTGGAATCAGCCACGACCATGGGAAAAGTGGAGAAGACGCGAAAGCAAAATGAGAAG aAAGATAAAAAACAGAAGCCAAAATCTAATAAAATTGAAGAATCagcagaagaaaaggaagaaatggttTCCCCTAAAGCTAAAAAAGCTAAGAAGAAAGAGCCATCTGAGGTTGACTTGAATCCTCCTAAgtccaaaaaggagaaaaaacaagaGGAACCATCTCAAGATGAAGTTGTTTCTCCTAAAGCCAAAAGTAAGAAAAAGGAGAACGTTGAAAAGAAAACTGCTTCTTCTAAAaccaaaaaagtaataaaaagtgAAGAGCCGTCAGAAGAAATAGGCGCTCCTAAGCCCaagaagatgaagaaagaaaaggaagtgaaTGGAGAAATTGGAGAGAAGAGTCCCAAGATGAAGAATGGCCTCCCGCACTCCGAACCTGACTCGAATGCCGATGGAGCTGCCAGtgaggaaagcagcagtgaggcAGAGAAG GAAATCCCTGTGGAGCAAAAGGAAGGTGCTTTCTCTAATTTTCCTATATCTGAAGAGACTATTAAGCTTCTCAAAG CCCGGGGGGTGACCTTCCTGTTCCCTGTACAAGCAAAGACGTTTCACCATGTCTACAGTGGGAGAGACTTGATTGCACAGGCGCGGACAGGAACTGGGAAGACATTCTCCTTTGCTATCCCTTTGATTGAGAAACTTCAGGGAGAACTGCAAGACAGGAAAAGGGGCCGTCCACCTCAG GTATTGGTTCTTGCACCTACAAGGGAGCTGGCAAATCAAGTAAGCAAAGACTTCAGTGATATCACAAAAAAACTGGCAGTAGCTTGTTTTTACGGTGGAACTCCGTATGGAAATCAAA TTGAACGCATGCGGAATGGGATTGATATCCTGGTTGGGACACCAGGTCGAATCAAAGACCATCTAGAGAATGGCAAGCTCGATCTCTCCAAACTTAAGCATGTTGTTCTTGATGAAGTTGACCAGATGTTGGATATGGGTTTTGCTGATCAAGtggaagacattttaaaagtgGCATACAAGAAAG attcTGAAGACAACCCCCAAACATTGCTTTTTTCTGCAACATGCCCTCATTGGGTATTTAATGTTgctaagaaatacatgaaagctACATATGAACAGGTGGACCTGATTGGTAAAAAGACTCAGAAAACAGCAATAACTGTGGAG CATCTGGCTATCAAGTGCCACTGGTCTCAGAGGGCAGCAGTTATTGGAGATGTGATCCGAGTGTATAGTGGTCATCAAGGGCGCACGATTGTCTTCTGTGAGACCAAGAAAGAAGCCCAGGAGCTGTCACAGAATTCCTCTATAAAACAG gatGCCCAGTCATTACATGGAGACATTCCACAGAAGCAAAGGGAAATCACTCTGAAAGGTTTTAGAAATGGTGATTTTGGCGTTTTGGTGGCAACCAATGTTGCTGCACGTGGGTTAGACATCCCTGAGGTTGATTTGGTTGTACAAAGCTGTCCACCAAAG GATGTGGAGTCCTACATTCATCGTTCTGGGCGGACGGGCAGAGCTGGAAGGACAGGCGTTTGCATCTGCTTTTATCAGCACAAGGAGGAATATCAGTTAGCACAAGTGGAACAAAAAGCG GGAATTAAATTTAAACGAATAGGTGTTCCTTCAGCCACAGAAATAATAAAAGCTTCCAGCAAAGATGCCATCAG GCTTTTGGATTCTGTGCCTCCCACTGCCATCAGCCACTTCAAGCAGTCTGCTGAGAAGCTCATCGAGGAGAAGGGAGCCGTGGAAGCCCTGGCAGCAGCGCTGGCCCATATCTCAGGGGCCACGTCAGTGGACCAGCGCTCCCTCATCAACTCAGACGCG GGTTTTGTGACTATGATTTTGCGCTGCTCAATTGAAATGCCAAACATCAGTTATGCCTGGAAAGAACTTAAAGAGCAACTGGGCGAGGATGTTGATTCCAAAATAAAGGGAATGGTGTTTCTCAAAGGAAAGCTG GGTGTTTGCTTTGATGTTCCCACTGCAGCAGTTACTGAAATACAG GAGAAATGGCACGATTCACGGCGCTGGCAGCTGTCCGTGGCCACCGAGCAGCCCGAGCTGGAAGGCCCCCGGGAAGGATATGGGGCCTTCAGAGGACAGCGAGACGGAAGCAGGGGCTTCAGGGGACAGCGAGGAGGAAGCAGGGGCTTCCGGGGACAGCGGGATGGAAGCAGGGGCTTCAGGGGACAGCGAGCAGGAGGTGGCAACAGAAACAAGTCCCAGAACAAAGGCCAGAAGCGCAGCTTCAGTAAAGCATTTGGTAATTAA